One region of Thiorhodovibrio frisius genomic DNA includes:
- a CDS encoding DUF5615 family PIN-like protein, producing MTESSRPAWLLDENFPEPAVAHLRASGWDVLAISDTHAALDDADVLSLALDEHRWLATFDRDFGDLIFHQKLPPPPLTLLLRVTSYGPEEPAQWIEQLFDQGQLHLGCFHIFDGRTVRRRPQVRVLG from the coding sequence GTGACAGAGTCGTCCCGTCCCGCCTGGCTACTCGATGAAAACTTTCCCGAACCGGCAGTTGCGCATCTGCGTGCTTCAGGTTGGGATGTCTTGGCGATCAGCGATACCCATGCCGCCCTGGATGACGCGGATGTGCTATCCCTCGCCCTTGACGAGCATCGTTGGCTGGCCACCTTTGATCGCGATTTTGGTGACCTGATTTTTCACCAAAAGCTGCCACCGCCGCCCCTAACGCTTTTGTTGCGTGTCACTTCCTATGGCCCCGAGGAGCCAGCGCAGTGGATCGAGCAACTGTTCGACCAGGGGCAGCTGCATCTCGGATGTTTTCATATTTTTGACGGTCGCACCGTGAGACGTCGACCGCAAGTCCGGGTGCTAGGATGA
- the cobU gene encoding bifunctional adenosylcobinamide kinase/adenosylcobinamide-phosphate guanylyltransferase, which yields MTAERLLILGGVRSGKSRLAERLARASGWPVTYLATATPGEDAEMRARVKAHRDRRPADWALIEEPLHLAAALRAASAPERSVLVECLTLWLANLLWAEDEPLLQRELADLRALLPSLPGQVIFVGNETNQGIIPVDALARRYCDLAGELHQDIARQCQRALLCVAGLPLVLKGPPLAGMLAE from the coding sequence ATGACGGCTGAGCGTCTTTTAATCCTCGGCGGCGTCCGCTCTGGCAAGAGCCGGCTGGCCGAGCGGCTGGCCCGCGCCTCCGGCTGGCCGGTGACCTATCTCGCCACGGCAACTCCGGGCGAGGATGCAGAAATGCGCGCGCGGGTTAAGGCGCACCGTGACCGGCGCCCGGCCGACTGGGCGCTGATCGAAGAACCGCTGCATCTCGCCGCTGCCTTGCGCGCGGCCAGCGCCCCCGAACGCAGCGTGCTGGTCGAATGCCTGACCCTGTGGCTCGCCAATCTGCTGTGGGCGGAGGACGAGCCCCTGTTGCAGCGCGAACTAGCCGACTTGCGCGCACTGCTGCCGAGTTTGCCCGGTCAGGTCATCTTCGTCGGCAACGAGACCAATCAGGGCATTATCCCGGTCGATGCCCTGGCCCGGCGTTATTGCGATCTGGCCGGAGAGCTGCATCAGGACATTGCCCGTCAGTGCCAGCGCGCGCTGCTTTGCGTGGCCGGATTGCCGCTGGTACTCAAGGGGCCGCCGTTGGCCGGGATGCTGGCCGAATGA
- the cas2 gene encoding CRISPR-associated endonuclease Cas2 — protein MLIIVTYDVSTETSAGRRRLRRVAKVCERYGQRVQKSVFECQVDQMLYEEIERKLLAEIDQTEDNLRFYRLTEPHDLRIKQYGRFRSTDFEGPLVV, from the coding sequence ATGCTCATCATTGTGACCTACGACGTATCCACCGAAACATCCGCCGGTCGCCGGCGACTGCGCCGAGTCGCGAAAGTCTGCGAGCGCTATGGTCAACGCGTCCAAAAATCGGTGTTCGAATGCCAGGTCGACCAAATGCTTTATGAAGAAATCGAGCGCAAGCTCCTCGCCGAAATCGACCAGACCGAGGATAATCTGCGTTTCTATCGGCTGACCGAACCCCACGATCTGCGTATCAAGCAATATGGCCGCTTTCGTTCCACTGACTTCGAAGGTCCTCTGGTCGTCTGA
- the cas1c gene encoding type I-C CRISPR-associated endonuclease Cas1c → MPASQTSYQIQNSLYVMTPGAYVHLDNTTVRIDVERETRLRVPLHHVGSLVCFGNIMVSPALMHRLADEGKSLVLLESSGRFKARLEGPVSGNILLRQAQYRASEATDTCLAIARALIAGKLRNSRSVLLRGARETENPAESAELIAAAESLAASLRAVPVAADIDSLRGTEGEAARRYFSVLELIVKPKMRAHFKLSGRSRRPPRDRFNALLSFLYSMLMNDCRSAIESVGLDPQLGFLHAVRPGRAALALDLQEEFRSILADRFALTLVNRAQLTTKDFDLREGGAVMLNDQGRRAVVAAWQERKQEEIKHPILDTKVPIGILPFVQARVLARFLRGDLDGYLPFLAKS, encoded by the coding sequence ATGCCCGCCAGTCAAACCAGTTACCAGATTCAGAATAGCCTCTACGTCATGACGCCAGGGGCTTATGTGCATCTCGACAATACCACCGTGCGCATCGACGTCGAACGAGAGACCCGCCTCCGCGTCCCATTGCATCATGTCGGCAGCCTGGTCTGTTTCGGCAACATCATGGTCTCGCCAGCCTTGATGCACCGCCTTGCCGATGAAGGCAAGTCGCTGGTTCTTCTCGAGAGTTCTGGCCGCTTCAAAGCCCGGCTGGAAGGCCCCGTGTCTGGCAACATCCTGCTCCGCCAGGCGCAGTACCGGGCCAGCGAAGCAACGGATACATGCCTCGCCATCGCCCGTGCCCTGATTGCCGGCAAATTGCGTAACAGCCGTTCCGTCTTGCTGCGCGGCGCTCGCGAAACCGAGAATCCCGCCGAGTCCGCTGAACTGATCGCTGCCGCCGAGTCCTTGGCCGCGTCCCTGCGTGCCGTACCCGTCGCTGCGGACATCGACAGCCTGCGTGGTACCGAAGGAGAAGCCGCCCGTCGCTATTTCTCTGTCCTTGAGCTTATCGTCAAACCGAAAATGCGCGCGCACTTCAAACTATCGGGGCGTTCGCGTCGTCCACCGCGCGACCGATTCAATGCGCTGTTGTCCTTTCTCTACTCCATGCTGATGAACGACTGCCGCTCCGCCATCGAATCAGTTGGACTCGACCCCCAGCTTGGCTTTCTGCATGCAGTGCGTCCCGGTCGCGCCGCGCTAGCCCTTGATCTGCAGGAAGAGTTTCGAAGCATCCTCGCCGACCGATTCGCCCTGACACTCGTCAACCGCGCCCAACTGACCACCAAAGACTTCGATTTGCGCGAAGGCGGCGCCGTCATGCTCAACGATCAGGGCCGTCGCGCAGTCGTGGCCGCATGGCAGGAACGCAAGCAAGAGGAAATCAAGCATCCCATCCTCGACACTAAAGTTCCCATTGGCATTCTGCCATTCGTCCAAGCTCGCGTGCTCGCCCGCTTTCTGCGTGGCGACCTTGACGGCTACCTGCCATTCTTAGCAAAGTCTTGA
- a CDS encoding histidine phosphatase family protein, whose translation MTGRLVDLLRHGEVQGGPCFRGRRDDPLTELGWRQMRKALTALAASQGAAWDEVICSPATRCQAFAQEFASVRELPLAIHSALAERDFGTWEGLHASEIPLADLSAFWADPQAFDPPEAELFSAFRRRVADAWWELVEADPVQNDSAQNTGHHRLIITHGGVIRILLGEILGLADTSLLLLEVPPASITRIRLHEGGGRPSLVAHLPPAPCR comes from the coding sequence ATGACCGGGCGCCTGGTTGATCTTCTGCGCCACGGTGAGGTCCAGGGTGGTCCTTGCTTTCGCGGTCGGCGCGATGATCCGCTCACCGAGCTTGGCTGGCGGCAGATGCGCAAGGCGCTGACGGCACTGGCCGCCAGTCAAGGCGCCGCTTGGGATGAGGTCATCTGTTCTCCCGCGACTCGCTGCCAGGCCTTTGCACAAGAGTTTGCCAGCGTGCGCGAGCTGCCGCTGGCCATCCATTCAGCACTGGCAGAGCGGGATTTCGGCACCTGGGAAGGGCTGCACGCCAGCGAGATTCCGCTCGCCGATTTGTCGGCGTTCTGGGCTGATCCGCAGGCGTTTGATCCCCCGGAGGCCGAGCTATTTTCCGCCTTTCGTCGCCGTGTGGCCGATGCCTGGTGGGAATTGGTCGAGGCCGACCCGGTCCAGAACGACTCGGCACAAAACACTGGCCACCACAGGCTTATCATTACCCACGGCGGTGTGATTCGTATCTTGCTGGGAGAAATCCTCGGCTTGGCCGATACCTCCCTGCTGCTGCTGGAAGTGCCGCCGGCAAGCATCACCCGCATCCGGCTGCACGAGGGTGGCGGCCGACCCAGTCTGGTCGCCCATCTGCCGCCAGCACCATGCCGGTGA
- a CDS encoding DUF433 domain-containing protein: protein MTNWHERISVDEKILVGKPAIRGTRIAVDQIMDRLADGWTTEQILSAYPRLTREDVLAAIRFVTEVFREEDYVAIDKVRA, encoded by the coding sequence ATGACCAACTGGCACGAGCGTATCAGCGTTGACGAGAAGATCCTGGTCGGCAAACCCGCCATTCGCGGCACTCGCATCGCTGTTGATCAGATCATGGATCGCCTCGCCGATGGCTGGACAACGGAGCAAATTCTCAGCGCCTATCCACGCCTGACACGCGAGGATGTGCTAGCCGCCATTCGCTTCGTCACCGAAGTCTTTCGCGAAGAAGACTACGTCGCCATTGATAAGGTGCGAGCGTGA
- the cas4 gene encoding CRISPR-associated protein Cas4: protein MTEAIPIDAAGRSSLTGLVDPIAISALQHWAYCPRQCALIHQEQSFTDNLHTARGQAVHHLVDQPGEAIKAGVKIERSLPLWSERLGLIGKADLVEIHPDGAIFPVEYKHGRKRQAHHDDIQLAAQALCLEEMFDRPVPRGAIYHATSHRRREVAIDNNLRAAVADTLTAIRTMLASNRLPPPVNDRRCRECSLSLLCQPELIGEQQRFNHALSGLFDPEFEAD from the coding sequence ATGACCGAGGCCATACCAATTGACGCGGCGGGCCGTTCAAGCCTTACGGGGCTGGTCGACCCCATCGCCATCTCCGCGCTCCAGCACTGGGCTTACTGCCCACGCCAATGCGCATTGATTCATCAGGAGCAGTCCTTCACCGACAACCTGCATACCGCGCGTGGACAGGCCGTACATCATCTGGTCGATCAACCCGGTGAAGCCATCAAGGCAGGGGTGAAAATCGAGCGCTCCCTGCCGCTGTGGTCGGAGCGCTTGGGCCTGATCGGCAAGGCCGATCTGGTTGAAATCCATCCCGATGGCGCCATCTTTCCGGTCGAATACAAGCATGGTCGCAAACGCCAAGCGCATCATGACGACATCCAACTGGCCGCCCAGGCGCTGTGCCTGGAAGAAATGTTCGACCGCCCCGTGCCGCGCGGCGCCATCTACCACGCCACCAGCCATCGCCGGCGCGAAGTCGCCATCGACAACAACCTCCGCGCCGCCGTCGCCGATACTCTGACCGCCATCCGCACCATGCTGGCATCCAACCGCTTGCCACCGCCCGTCAACGACCGGCGCTGCCGCGAATGTTCCCTGTCCCTCTTATGCCAGCCGGAGCTCATTGGTGAGCAGCAGCGGTTCAATCACGCACTGAGTGGCCTGTTCGATCCAGAATTCGAAGCTGACTAA